The genomic interval TTATACACCAAAAAGCTTTATAGAACATTTTAAAGAGCTTCGAACGCTTTTTACACATTGCGTTTTTGTAGATGATTTCAGCGTTTTTGACGTAAAATTTCACGCTATCACACATTGTGCTGTTTCAAATCGTTTTTTGAGCGCAAAAACGCTTGATTTAAACAAGATCCGCGCCTCAAATATCAACTATAATATCGCGACTGACGGGCTTAGTTCAAATATAAGTCTAAATTTTTTAGATGAGCTTAGAGCAAATCTTTTTATACACGATAATGAAAATTTATGCGATTTCGCGCGCGAACTTCTGCAAAATTCAACTTCTGAAACGGCTAAATTTTTAGGACTTGATTTGGGCGAAATTTCAATCGGCAAAATCGCTGATTTTAGCATATTTAACGGCTTTGAAGTAAGCGATGAAAATCAAATCGCGCTTCAAATAATACTTCAAAATAAAAATGTAAAAAAACTATTTATAAAAGGAAAATTATGCGAGTTTTAAAAGAAATTTTTGGAACTTTAGGTGAAATTTTAGGATTTATCAATAAATATTTTAAAGCTATGATTTTTTTGCTTTTGGTTTATTTGATATTTTTTACCGGTCAAAGCGATGAAATAGAACAGGCAAATCTTGCTGAAATACGCTTAAATGACGCTATAATGGATGCAAATGACGTTTTGGAAAAAATTTATGCTAGCAGCGACAATGAAAATATAAAAGCGGTACTTTTTAATATCGATAGCCCTGGTGGCGCGCTAAGTCCAAGCGTGGAAATATCTAAAGCGATAAAAGAGCTAAACGAGAAAAAACCTGTAATCGTATATGCAAGCGGAACAATGGCCAGCGGAAGCTATTTAAGCGGAGTTTGGGCGCGTAAAATTTTAGCAAATGAAGGCTCATTTATAGGCTCTATCGGCGTTATAATGCAAGGCGCAAATATAGAAAATCTTGCAAATAAAATCGGCATATCTGAGCAAACCGTAAAAGCAGGAGAATATAAGGAAGCCGGCACTTTTATGCGTGCGTGGAATGAAAATGAACGCGAAAGCCTGCAAAATCTTGTGGATAAAAGTTACAGTTTTTTTGTCAATGAAGTAGCGAATGCAAGACATTTAAATATAGACAATAACGAAACCTGGGCAAATGCACGCGTTTTTTTAGCTGATGATGCTCTGAAATTAGGTTTGGTTGATGAAATTTCAACTTATAAAAGAGCAAAAAACGAAACTGAAAAAATTTCAGGTGTTCTTAATCCGGTTTGGCAAGAAGAGCCGTTTTATGAAAAAATGCTAAAACGTCTTGAAACAAGCACAAAGAGCCAAATTTTAGGAACTTTTACAAATAAAATTTTGGCTATAAATTAACTTTTTTTGGATATTATTCGAAAAATTTTATTATATGAAAGGGAAAATATGAAAAAATTTACTGTTTTTTTATTAGCTGCTGCCGTAACTTTCACGCTAAATGCGTGTTCGCAAGTAAGCAGCGTTCTTGTATTAAATCCATATACAAGTATGTCTACCGAAAAATTTAACGCAAATAAAACCGTTTTTGTCGCTTCTATTAATGATAAGCGTCAAAATCAAAGCATCGTAGCAAGCGTAAAAGATAGCAACGGCGATGTGAATGAGTATGTCACACTTCAAGGTGATTTGGATAAATGGTTCACCGACGCTTTGAAAGCCGAATTAAAAGTGCGTGGAGTTGCCGTAGTGGAAAATGAAATAGACGCCGACGCGAAAGCCGACATTGATATCGCAAAAGCGAATGCCGATATTCAAGGATATGACAAAGATAATATGAAAGGTGAATGTGAAATTTTTATCACCATTAAAAAAGGTGACACCACATACACAAAACGCGTAGCGCAAAGTCAAAGCGAATTTGCAGCAATTCGAACAGGCGGTGCTTTCACGCCGTTTTTTGAAAATATGCTTCGCGATGTCGTACAAAAGACAGCCGAACAAATCGCAAACACATTATGAAATGTGTGTATTGTGAGAAATTCAGCACAAAAATTATCTGCAAAGACTGCACGAAAATTTTAAGTCAAATTTCAATTGGTCGTCGAAATTTCGGCGACTTTGCAGTCTATTATTTTTATTATTACAGCGAAATTCAAAAACTTATTCTTAGCAAACACCATGAATATGGATATTTTGTATATAAAACTTTAGCAAATCTTACATTCAGGCGTTTTACCGAAAAATTTGAAAAAGAAATTTTATGCTCGCAAGATGGTACGCAAAATATAAACACTCAAAATATAAATGACAATACGTCAAAAGAAAATTTTGAATTAAAAAATGAAAAATTTGCTCCGAAATTCGGCTGTTTGCATAAAAATCAAACTCTTGCAAACGCCTTGCCGCTTGATGATAATATAAGAAGCGGATATTCTCACACGGCAATTTTAGCCCATGCCTTGAAATCAAATTTTATAACTCCGATTTATAGGACTTTGCGCGCAAAAAATCACGTAAGTTATGCAGGAAAATCGCTTGCTTTTCGTTTGAAAAATCCTCGAAATTTTGAAATTTTTAAAAAACCGAAATTTCCGATTATTTTAGTTGATGACATTGTAACGACAGGCTCAAGTTTGCTTGAAGCTAAAAAAACTCTAGAAAATGCCGGATTTAGCGTGCTTTTCGGACTTGTTTTGGCAAATGCCGAAGAGAATTGAAATTTTATTTATATCGGTAATTTTTCATAATTTTAATTATTTTTTAAATCAAAAGTTGCTAAAAATTTTAAAATTAAAATGATTTCAGATACAAAATTAAACGAACTTTCAAAAACAGTTAAACTCTAATTAAATGTTTGAATTGATATTTTTCAGATAAATAAAACTCCAAAAGTTTTTACAAAATCATCAGGCACTAAAAAGAAAAATATTCTGAAATTATTAAAAATTATTTCTAAAAAAGCTATTTTAAAGAAAATTTATCAGCTTAGATAAAAATCTTATGAAAGCGATTTATACTGAAAAATTGATTTTATAATAAATGAAAAGTTTTAAAAGTTTGATTTTACTTCTAAACGTTTTGCTATAAAATTTTCAGCAAGATATTTTGAAATTTAAAGCTTTGATTTGTATTTTCATAATTTAAAACATATTTAATAATTCATATATTTTTCAAAAAATAGACCAAAATTTTAAAAAATCAAATGTCATTAAATTTCAAGGCAAGATGCCTTGAAATTTATTTTTTATAGCGAATTTTAACGGAAAGTTTGTGAGCTCCAAGACCTTCTGCGTCAGCTAATGCCATACAAGCTTCACCAAGTTCGTCAATCGCGGTTTTATTTAAAGATATAATCGAACTTCGTTTTATAAAATTATAAACTCCAAGAGGTGAGAAAAATCTCGCACTTCCGCCTGTTGGAAGCGTGTGATTAGGACCTGCCAAATAATCTCCCATAGCTTCAGGCGTAAAATGTCCTAAAAATATCGCTCCTGCGTGTTTTATTTTAGGCAAAAGCTCATAAGCATTGTCTGTTGCGATTTCAAGGTGCTCTACAGCCAGTTCGTTCATCAAATCAACCGCTTCGTTTAAATCTTTTGCAACAACGAAAGCTGCTTTATTCTCAATGCTTTTTCGTGCTATATTTTCGCGTTTTAAAGTCGGTAAAATTTCATAAATTTCGTTCTTTACAGCTTTTGCAAACTCTTCACTCACACAAACCATAAGCGCGCTTGCGATTTCATCATGTTCGGCTTGAGAAAGTAAATCAACGGCTGTATTGTGTATATCGGCACTTTCATCAGCTATAACGCCAATTTCGCTTGGTCCAGCTATCATATCGACATTTACATCTCCAAAAACAAGTCTTTTCGCAGTCGCCACAAAAATATTTCCGGGACCTGTAATAACATCAACCTTTTTTACACTTTGAGTACCGTATGCCATCGCAGCAATCGCACTTGCGCCACCGATTTTATAAGCTTCTTTAATTCCTAAAACATGCATTGCGGCGAGCAAAAGTTCATTTACAACTCCTCCGACCGCCGGAGTACAGACGCAAATTTCGCCAACCCCTGCAACAATCGCCGGAATAGTGTTCATCAGAAGTGAGCTTGGATAAGCGGCTTTTCCGCCAGGTATATAAAGTCCTGCGCGATCTACAGGTGTGATTTTTTGACCAAGCATTGAGCCGTTTTTTTCAAATGTCATCCAACTTTTTTCAAGTTGCTTTTCGTGATAGTTAAAAATGCGTTCATATGCTATTTTAAGAGCATTTTTTAAGTTTTGGCTTAAAATTTCATAAGCATTTTTCATCTCTTCCTGTGAAATTGCCAAATTATTATTTACTTCCCATTTGTCAAATTTCGCGATATGCCTTGCGACTGCTTCATTACCCTCTTTTCTGATTTCAGCGATTATATTTGAAACTATAGGCATTACTTTTTCCACATCCATATCGCTTCTATGCACTATTTTTGCGAATTCAGCTTTAAAATTTGCATCAGTTGATTTTAAAATTTTCATTATCTCTCCTAAAATTTTTGTTTATTATAACTTAAATTTCCGCTTATAACGCTTTAATTGCGTTTCATTGCCTAAAATTCCACCTTGATGAATATATAAAATTTCATTTTTAAAGCGCGATAAACTTTTAAAAAGCGCTAAAAAACCGACAGGATCATATATAAGATCAAATTCTATTTTGCTTTGAGCGCAAACTTCCTTCCAAATTTTGAATAAAATAGGATTTGGTTTTGCAAAATGGAATTTCGTTCCGGCGCTTAAAATTTCAACTTTTGCATTTGGGGCGAGTTTTAAAATTTGCTCATTTAGAAATTTCTCGTCCGCCACGCAAGGCGTGCTGAAAACGTTAAATTTGGCATTTTTAGCTAAAAATGCGGCACTTGCACCCGTGCCGCTCGGCAAAAAAATATCGAATTTTATATTTTTTTTATCGGCGAAATTTTCAATTTCCTCTGCCTGTTTTATAAAACCGAACTCAGCTTCACTTTGCGCCACGCCCTCTTCTATAAAAAGTGTTTTTTTATCCATAAGCGAAAGCGCAAAATCTCTGCGATTTTCATGTTCGTAAAATTTCATACCGTTTTCAAGTGCATTTTTAAAATTTCCGCAAGGATTTTCGCGCAAAAATGAACTCAAATGTTCGCTTACATAATGAAATTCAAGCCTTTTAATCTTTGCAAAAACGCTCATTGACTGCATTGCATTGCTTTGAGAAGATCCGAAAGATACTATTTTGTCGTATTTACTAAGATCGGTATTTAGAAAATATGCGAGTTTGCGCGCTTTATTTCCGTTAAAAACTCCCAATAAATCATCGCGCAAAACCCAAATTCCGCGTCCGAAAAGTGAAATTTGCTGAAATTTTTCGCCGTCTTTTTTAAAATCTTGCAAAAATTTTACTCGCTTTTTGTGGCGTTTGTATCATATTCCAAAAATTTTTGAATCTCGTTTATAGCTTCTTTGTTCGATAGCGTAAATTTTATTTCAATACGGCGGCTTGCGTCTTTATCTTCTACACCATCGCGCAAAACAGGCGACATAAAACTTTTTCCGCTTGCAATTATATATTTTTTCAGTCTATCATCTTTATTCCATGAATTTATGAAATCCATCACGGCAAAAGCTCTATTTTGCGATAAAGCAAGATTGTAAATATAATCTCCGTCGCTGTCCGTGTGACCTTCTATAATAATTTGATCTAGATTTTGTCTTATTTCATCATTATTTAAAAGTGCATTAAAATATCCTTGCAGGCTTCTTTTTAATTCATTTTTTATATCATCTTTTATAGCCCATGAACCTTTATCAAAAAGAACTGACGATGATAAAGTAAGAGCTCCGTTATTGTCGATTTTGACGCTATTTCCAAGTTTTTCTCGAATATCGGTTATAACTTTTACTTTCATTCCGGTTAAATTTCTTATGCGATTTTTTGTAACGTTTAAGTCGTGTAGAATTTTATTGAAATCACTTTCTTTTTGTGTAAGTTTATCAAGCAAAAATGCGATTTTAGTATCGTTTTCACTAATTATTTCAACATTTTTATTTATTGTTTTATTTAAATCAAAATTTTCATCTTTCAGCTTTTTTGCCATCTCTTCAAGATCTTC from Campylobacter hominis ATCC BAA-381 carries:
- a CDS encoding ComF family protein, which codes for MKCVYCEKFSTKIICKDCTKILSQISIGRRNFGDFAVYYFYYYSEIQKLILSKHHEYGYFVYKTLANLTFRRFTEKFEKEILCSQDGTQNINTQNINDNTSKENFELKNEKFAPKFGCLHKNQTLANALPLDDNIRSGYSHTAILAHALKSNFITPIYRTLRAKNHVSYAGKSLAFRLKNPRNFEIFKKPKFPIILVDDIVTTGSSLLEAKKTLENAGFSVLFGLVLANAEEN
- the hisD gene encoding histidinol dehydrogenase, which produces MKILKSTDANFKAEFAKIVHRSDMDVEKVMPIVSNIIAEIRKEGNEAVARHIAKFDKWEVNNNLAISQEEMKNAYEILSQNLKNALKIAYERIFNYHEKQLEKSWMTFEKNGSMLGQKITPVDRAGLYIPGGKAAYPSSLLMNTIPAIVAGVGEICVCTPAVGGVVNELLLAAMHVLGIKEAYKIGGASAIAAMAYGTQSVKKVDVITGPGNIFVATAKRLVFGDVNVDMIAGPSEIGVIADESADIHNTAVDLLSQAEHDEIASALMVCVSEEFAKAVKNEIYEILPTLKRENIARKSIENKAAFVVAKDLNEAVDLMNELAVEHLEIATDNAYELLPKIKHAGAIFLGHFTPEAMGDYLAGPNHTLPTGGSARFFSPLGVYNFIKRSSIISLNKTAIDELGEACMALADAEGLGAHKLSVKIRYKK
- a CDS encoding 1-aminocyclopropane-1-carboxylate deaminase, which produces MQDFKKDGEKFQQISLFGRGIWVLRDDLLGVFNGNKARKLAYFLNTDLSKYDKIVSFGSSQSNAMQSMSVFAKIKRLEFHYVSEHLSSFLRENPCGNFKNALENGMKFYEHENRRDFALSLMDKKTLFIEEGVAQSEAEFGFIKQAEEIENFADKKNIKFDIFLPSGTGASAAFLAKNAKFNVFSTPCVADEKFLNEQILKLAPNAKVEILSAGTKFHFAKPNPILFKIWKEVCAQSKIEFDLIYDPVGFLALFKSLSRFKNEILYIHQGGILGNETQLKRYKRKFKL
- a CDS encoding YajG family lipoprotein, with the protein product MKKFTVFLLAAAVTFTLNACSQVSSVLVLNPYTSMSTEKFNANKTVFVASINDKRQNQSIVASVKDSNGDVNEYVTLQGDLDKWFTDALKAELKVRGVAVVENEIDADAKADIDIAKANADIQGYDKDNMKGECEIFITIKKGDTTYTKRVAQSQSEFAAIRTGGAFTPFFENMLRDVVQKTAEQIANTL
- a CDS encoding OmpA family protein produces the protein MKNNNEEKSTFWIAYADLMAGLLFVFVLLVGGIIVKYFLTQTDLQKTQQNFANVLSSLQDSKKKSAELEALNKIFADKLDKLNVENEGLRKQNSIYFIQIEDLEEMAKKLKDENFDLNKTINKNVEIISENDTKIAFLLDKLTQKESDFNKILHDLNVTKNRIRNLTGMKVKVITDIREKLGNSVKIDNNGALTLSSSVLFDKGSWAIKDDIKNELKRSLQGYFNALLNNDEIRQNLDQIIIEGHTDSDGDYIYNLALSQNRAFAVMDFINSWNKDDRLKKYIIASGKSFMSPVLRDGVEDKDASRRIEIKFTLSNKEAINEIQKFLEYDTNATKSE
- the sppA gene encoding signal peptide peptidase SppA, translating into MRVLKEIFGTLGEILGFINKYFKAMIFLLLVYLIFFTGQSDEIEQANLAEIRLNDAIMDANDVLEKIYASSDNENIKAVLFNIDSPGGALSPSVEISKAIKELNEKKPVIVYASGTMASGSYLSGVWARKILANEGSFIGSIGVIMQGANIENLANKIGISEQTVKAGEYKEAGTFMRAWNENERESLQNLVDKSYSFFVNEVANARHLNIDNNETWANARVFLADDALKLGLVDEISTYKRAKNETEKISGVLNPVWQEEPFYEKMLKRLETSTKSQILGTFTNKILAIN